In Salmo trutta chromosome 28, fSalTru1.1, whole genome shotgun sequence, one DNA window encodes the following:
- the LOC115165626 gene encoding trypsin I-P1 translates to MEQLTWSAVLLLLALSVRETLTQRIIGGQEVERYSIKYQASIQYNRNHYCGATLIRPQWVVSAAHCWRPAQLIQVVLSEHSLVEEEGFEQVFNISKILVHYSYNYKTFNNDIMLIKLSEPAKLNAYVQPAPLPEDDTPALPGYTTCKVSGWGVTHIYSYFLSPVLRAVDVQTIPYCHNYYYWRITDNMMCAGSRFGGKDSCQGDSGGPLICNGNLEGIVSWGISCANPYFPGVYTQVRMYVRWMDWIINSDNPNN, encoded by the exons ATGGAACAGTTGACATGGTCTGCAGTGCTGCTCCTACTGGCTCTCTCAGTCAGAG AGACATTGACACAGAGAATCATCGGAGGACAAGAAGTCGAACGGTACTCTATCAAGTACCAGGCATCTATACAGTATAACAGGAACCACTACTGTGGAGCCACCCTCATTCGGCCCCAGTGGGTGGTGTCTGCTGCCCACTGCTGGAGACC GGCCCAGCTGATCCAGGTGGTTTTGAGTGAGCACAGTCTGGTCGAGGAAGAAGGCTTCGAGCAAGTGTTCAACATCTCCAAGATCTTGGTCCACTATAGCTACAACTACAAGACTTTCAACAACGACATCATGCTCATCAAG CTCAGTGAGCCAGCCAAGCTCAATGCCTACGTTCAGCCTGCCCCACTGCCAGAAGACGACACCCCTGCTCTCCCAGGGTACACCACCTGTAAGGTGAGCGGCTGGGGCGTCACGCATATCTACAGCTACTTCCTGTCCCCTGTGCTGCGTGCTGTGGATGTGCAGACCATTCCTTACtgccacaactactactactggagGATCACAGACAACATGATGTGCGCTGGGTCTCGCTTTGGTGGCAAGGACTCCTGTCAG GGCGACTCAGGCGGACCCCTTATCTGCAATGGAAACTTGGAAGGCATCGTCTCATGGGGAATCAGCTGTGCCAACCCTTACTTCCCAGGAGTCTACACTCAAGTCAGAATGTATGTCAGATGGATGGACTGGATCATCAACAGTGACAACCCCAACAACTGA
- the LOC115165627 gene encoding cytidine deaminase-like, whose translation MTDFRIGELRVDGADTEARNHSSEEDNEDWIKPLIHQSQGAKEFAYCPYSKFRVGAALLAHDGTVFTGCNVENASYNLGLCAERTAIAKAVSGGYRSFKAIAIASDLEDQFISPCGGCRQFMREFGDHWSVYLSKPDGSYKEMTIEDLLPVSFGPEDLKKKRLFTTKNGS comes from the exons ATGACAGACTTCAGGATCGGTGAGTTAAGGGTAGACGGAGCAGACACAGAAGCCAGGAATCACTCGAGTGAAGAGGACAATGAGGATTGGATTAAACCTCTTATTCACCAGTCCCAGGGGGCTAAAGAGTTTGCCTACTGTCCCTACAGTAAGTTCCGGGTGGGGGCAGCCCTGTTGGCACATGATGGGACAGTTTTTACAG GATGCAATGTAGAAAATGCTAGCTACAACCTTGGCCTCTGTGCAGAGAGGACCGCTATTGCAAAAGCTGTTTCCGGGGGATACAGAAGTTTTAAGGCTATTGCCATTGCCAG TGACCTGGAAGACCAGTTCATCTCACCATGTGGAGGTTGCAGACAGTTCATGAGAGAG TTTGGTGATCATTGGTCCGTCTACCTATCCAAGCCTGATGGTTCTTACAAGGAAATGACTATAGAAGACCTGCTTCCTGTGTCCTTTGGGCCCGAAGACCTGAAGAAAAAGAGATTGTTCACCACAAAGAATGGGTCATAA
- the pink1 gene encoding serine/threonine-protein kinase PINK1, mitochondrial, whose amino-acid sequence MSVKHAISRGVELGRSVIQLGLLKPAGRLAAKFRGERLRQPARTVQPQTFLPVRYRYFRMSLRGLAAQLQSGGFRRFGGSGSPRNRAVFLAFGLGVGLIEQQLDDDRRSAATCQDIQAVFTKKYCSPLKSFTSGYKLEDYVIGKQIGKGSNAAVYEAAAPFAVPRDRESDRCSLNDQPSEDGEVANGSLRSPSSSLCIYPLAVKMMWNFGAGSSSEAILRSMSQELVPAGPLAMKQEKEEQIALNGYFGEVPKRVSAHPNVIRVFRAFTADVPLLPGAQEEYPDVLPARLNPEGLGNNRTLFLVMKNYPCTLRQYLEVNVPSRREGSLMVLQLLEGVDHLYRQGIAHRDLKSDNVLLEFDSEGCPRLVITDFGCCLAQSDSSLQLPFNTMWVNRGGNSCLMAPEVVTAVPGQGVVINYSKADAWAVGAISYEIFGQANPFYGAGGLDSRNFQEIQLPALPACVSADMQLVVKLLLRRNPNKRPSARVAANMLHLSLWGRRALANQDSAGMKKLADWLLWRSAVVLLRGYGPSGSSVEVELQRCFLSNLDLEDLRLAVSFLMYGREQGRASIMSR is encoded by the exons ATGTCTGTAAAACATGCCATCAGCCGTGGGGTGGAGTTGGGACGGTCTGTTATCCAGCTAGGTCTCCTCAAACCTGCTGGTCGACTTGCAGCAAAGTTCCGAGGTGAGCGTCTTCGTCAACCGGCCCGCACCGTTCAGCCTCAGACTTTCCTGCCAGTTCGGTACCGATATTTCCGCATGTCGTTGAGGGGTCTTGCAGCACAGCTGCAGTCTGGTGGTTTCAGGAGGTTTGGGGGCAGCGGCTCGCCAAGAAACAGAGCAGTGTTTTTGGCTTTCGGTCTCGGTGTGGGGTTGATCGAACAACAGCTCGATGATGATCGAAGGAGTGCTGCGACATGCCAGGATATCCAG GCTGTGTTTACCAAGAAGTACTGCAGTCCTCTCAAGTCCTTCACCTCGGGCTACAAGCTGGAGGACTACGTTATTGGGAAGCAGATAGGAAAAGGCTCCAACGCTGCAGTGTATGAAGCTGCGGCACCATTCGCTGTGCCCAGGGACAGGGAGAGTGACCGGTGTTCCCTAAATGACCAGCCCAGTGAAGATGGAGAGGTGGCCAATGGGTCTCTGAGGAGCCCCTCCAGCTCCCTGTGCATCTATCCTCTAGCTGTCAAGATGATGTGGAACTTTGGG GCTGGTTCATCAAGTGAGGCAATTCTGAGATCCATGTCCCAGGAGCTGGTCCCTGCAGGCCCTCTCGCCATGAAACAGGAAAAAGAGGAACAGATTGCACTAAATGG GTATTTTGGGGAGGTGCCCAAGAGGGTTTCTGCCCACCCCAATGTGATCAGGGTGTTCCGGGCGTTCACAGCGGACGTACCCCTTCTACCCGGTGCCCAGGAGGAGTACCCTGATGTCCTGCCAGCCAGACTCAACCCTGAGGGCCTGGGCAACAACCGTACCCTGTTCCTGGTCATGAAGAA TTACCCATGCACCCTGCGTCAGTACCTGGAGGTGAACGTGCCCAGCAGGAGAGAGGGCTCTCTGATGGTGCTGCAGCTGCTAGAGGGGGTCGACCATCTGTACAGACAGGGCATCGCTCACAGGGACCTTAAGTCAGACAACGTGCTCCTGGAGTTTGActcag AGGGCTGCCCCCGCCTGGTAATCACAGACTTCGGCTGTTGTTTGGCTCAGAGTGACTCTAGTCTCCAACTACCCTTCAACACTATGTGGGTGAACAGAGGAGGCAACTCCTGCCTGATGGCACCTGAG gtTGTCACTGCAGTTCCTGGGCAGGGTGTGGTTATTAATTATAGCAAGGCAGATGCATGGGCTGTCGGGGCCATTTCTTATGAGATATTTGGCCAGGCCAACCCGTTCTATGGAGCAGGTGGACTGGACAGCAGGAATTTCCAGGAGATCCAGCTTCctgccctgcctgcctgtgtATCTGCTGACATGCAACTAGTCGTCAAGCTGCTTCTGCGTAGGAACCCCAATAAG CGCCCCAGTGCCAGAGTGGCTGCCAACATGCTGCATCTGAGCCTCTGGGGAAGGCGTGCCCTTGCCAATCAGGACAGCGCTGGCATGAAGAAGCTAGCTGATTGGCTGCTGTGGCGGTCTGCTGTGGTGCTCTTGAGGGGCTATGGCCCCAGTGGGAGCTCGGTGGAGGTGGAGCTACAGAGGTGCTTCCTGTCTAACCTGGACCTGGAAGACCTCCGATTGGCTGTCAGCTTCCTCATGTATGGACGAGAACAGGGCAGAGCCAGCATCATGTCGCGT